The DNA sequence TGGTCGATCTCGGCCTCACTCAGCGGCGTGGCCGCGGCGACCGCCGCCCCCACGAGGGCGTCGAGGGTGTCGTACGGCGCGCGCGCGATCACGTCCTCCACCCAGCGGGGGACGGCGAGCGCCGTCGGCAGGAGGGGTCGCAGCGCGTCGGCGTCGAACGTCGGGGTCATCGGTCCTCCGTAGGGTCGGTCTCGTGGTGTTGACTGGCGGGATGGATCAGGCGGGCATCGTACTGGCGGCCGGTGCGGGCAGCCGGATGGGGGCGCCCAAGGCGCTCCTGCGCACGCCCGACGGCGAGCCGTGGTCGGCGCGAGCGGCCCGTCTGCTGCTCGACGGCGGCTGCTCCCGCGTGGTCGTCGTGCTCGGGGCGCGCTCCGAGGAGGCCGTCCCGCTGGTCCCCGCGGACCCGCGCGTCGGCACGCTGGTCGTGGCGGGGTGGGAGGCGGGCCTCAGCGTCTCCCTGCGGGCCGGACTGCGCTGGGCGGAACGACTCGCTCCCGCGGCGGCCGTCGCGGTCGTCACGCTGGTCGACCTCCCCGGCCTCGCGCCCGAGGTAGTCCGCCGTCTGACGGAGGACGCGGGCGAGGACACGCTGCGCCGGGCGGCATACGACGGCCGGCCGGGGCACCCCGTGGTGCTCGGGAGGAGGCACTGGTCGGCGCTGGCGCAAACCCTTCGCGGCGACGAGGGGGGCCGCCGCTACCTGAGCGCGCACGGGGCCGAACGTGTGGAGTGCCGGCGATGGGCCGACGGTCGCGATGTCGACACGCCGGACGACGAGCTGCCGCCCGCCGCCTTCTGACGGGGTGATGTTCGCGATGGTCGTCTCGTCCCTTCTGTGCCCCTCTCCCACGACGCTATCGACCCGGCCGGGTCGCAACGGCCTGAGAGGCGCCACGGGGGCGCTTCGTCGCAGATGTTTTACGCAGCGGAAACAATCGCACAGGACGGTCTCCCGGCCTCGCCCGGTGGGTTAGGGTCGTGATGGCTGCGCCCCCGCAGCGACCCCGACCGCGAGGAAGGCCATGACCACGCCGACCACGAGCAGTCCCGGCGGCCCCATCGACCGGCGGATCGAGCGCGTCTACGCGGACCTGCCGCCTAAGTCGCAGCGCGTGGCCGACGTGGTGCTGGACCACCTCGGCGACATCGGCACGTACAGTGTCGGCGAGCTGGCCCACCTGAGCAGCACGTCGCAGGCCACGGTCAGCCGGCTTTTCTCCTCGCTCGGCTTCGAGGACTTCGCCGCGGTGAAGGCGCACGTCCGGGCCCTGCGCACCGCGGGCGTCCCGATCAGCAGCACGGTCGGGGCCGGAGCCCTTTCGGAGCACGTCACGCGTGATACAGGCAACCTCCAGCGTCTGCTCGAGATCATTGATGACGGCGTCCTGGAGCGGGCGGCCGAGGCCCTCGCGCACGCCGAGTCGGTGCTGACGATCGGCTACCGCAATAGCTATCCGGTCGCGCTGCACCTGCGGACCGCGTTGCTGCAGTGCCGCCCGCACGTGAGCGTGCACCCGCAGCCCGGCCAGTCGATCGGCGAGGAGCTCGCCCAGCTGACGGCGAGCGACGCCGTGATGGTCGTCGGCTTCCGTCGGCGCCTGTCGACCTTCGGCGAGCTGATGCGCGTGGTGGCCGCGTCGCCCGCGACGGTCGTGCTGCTCGCGGACTCCAGTGCGCGCAGGTACGCGACGCTGGCCGACCTCTGGTTGGAGTGCCCGCTCGAATCTGCCGGGGCGTTCGACAGCTACGCGACGGCGATGAGCCTGGTCAGCGCGCTCGCCGACGCCGTGCTCGAGGCGAGCGCCTCCGCCGGCAACCGCCGCGTCTCCGCGATCTCCGCGGTCTACGAGGACCTCGGCGAGCTCGACGCCTGAGCGCAAGCCAGCACCTCCACTGTCCGCTCCAGCGCGTCGACCGCGGCGACGACGTCCTCGAGGGTGACCGCCTCGTCGGCGTGGTGGCTGATGCCGCCCTCGCAGCGGACGAAGGTCATTCCGACGGGCGCGATGCCGGCGACGGCCATCGCATCGTGACCTGCGACGCTGAACAGCCGGGGGATCGGACCAGCGGCGCCTTCCGGCGCCAGCGAGCCGACGGCCTCAGCGATCGCCTCCTGGAGCCGCGCATCGCAGAGGACCGCTGGGGCGCGGTGGGTGTCGTGCCGTTCGAGGGTCAGACCGAGCTCCGCGCAGATCTCCGCGAGCCGCTTCAGGATGGCGTCGAGGGCGGCGTCCCGGCTCTCGTCGGTCTCTGCCCGGAGGTCGAGCGACAGCGTCGCCGTACCGGGGATGACGTTGACGGCCCCCGGCGCCACCTCGATCCGCCCGACTGTGGCCATCGCCCCCAGGGACCGGGCCGCGCTCTCGATGGCGACCACCGCCTCCGCGGCGCCGAGCAAAGCGTCGTGCCGGCGGTCGTACGGTGTGGCGCAGTGTCGCGCCTCGCCGTGGAAGGTGAGCGACATGCGCCGGGCGGCGGCGATACCGGTCACCACGCCGAGCGGGAGGCCGAGGTCCTCCAGTCGCGGTCCCTGCTCGATGTGGGTCTCCAGGTACGCGAACACCTCACCGTCGCGGTTCGCCTCCCCGATGCGGGCAGGGTCGAGCCCGAAGCGCTCGAAAGCCGCGCGCAGCGTGACGCCGTCGCGATCCGTGAGGTCCCACCATTCGTCGCGCCAGGCGCCCGCGACGGCGGCGCTGCCGAGCAGGGTCGTGCCGAAGCGCGTGCCCTCCTCATCGCCGAACGCCACGACCTCGACAGCGAACGGGAGGGTTGCGGCCCGCGGGGCGAGCCTCCGCACGACCGCGATCGCGGAGAGCACCCCGAGGATGCCGTCGTAGCGGCCCGCGGCGGGCACTGTGTCCAGGTGCGAGCCCAGCAGGAGGGCGGGCAGCCCCGGGCGGCCACCCTCCAGCCGTCCGACTAGGTTGCCCGCGGCGTCCTGACGAACGGCCATGCCGGCCTCGGCCATCCACTCGGCGGCGCGCGCGTGCGCCTCAGCGTGCTGTGGCGACAGGTAGACCCGCTCGATGCCGGTCGTCGACGACGAGATCGCCGCCAGCTCGTCGCACCGCGCGAGGAGTTCGCGGGCGTCGCGGGTCGCATCGGCCAGCGGACCGGTGGTCGCCTCGGTCGTCACGGAGCCACGTCCTCGTAGACGGCGAGCGCGGCTGCGACACCGGCGTCGGGGGGAGCCGCGAAACCGGCGCGGCGCAGCGTGCTGTCGAGTGCGCTGAGCGTCGTCAGCACAGCGTCGCGGCGCGCGTTGTAGCCCATCACCCCGATGCGCCACACCTTCCCGTGCAGCGGCCCGAAGGAGGTGCCGATCTCGATGCCGAAGTCGGTGAGCATCGCGGCCCGCACGGCGTCGCCGTCCACACCGGCCGGGATGTGGACGGCCACGACGTTGTTCATCCGGTGCTCCTCGTCCCCGAAGACCGTGAGCCCGAGCCCCTTCAGACCGGTGAGCATCGCGGCGCCGTGCAGGCGGTGTCGCTCGACGGCGGCGTCCACGCCCTCCTCCAGCAGCACCGCGGCGCACTCGCGGGCCGCATAGAGCATGCTCGCCGCCTCGGTGTGGTGGTTGAGACGCTGCTCGCCCCAGTAGTCGAGGATCATCGCGAGATCGAAGTAGTTCGAGTGGATGCGCTGCTCCGAGACCGCAGCACCCGAGGAGGCGATGCCCGCCTCCACGCTGCGGCGGCGGTCGAGCGCCGCGACGGCCGCCGACGACAGCGAGATCGGAGCGCTCCCGGGCGGACCGGAGAGGCACTTCTGCAGTCCAGCGGTCGCGACATCGATCTGCCATGCGTCCTGCTCGAACGCATTGCCCCCGAGGGAGGCTGTCACGTCCGCGTAGACGAGGACGCCCTCCTCCCGGCAGACCGCGCCGACGCGCTCCATCGGCTGCAGCATGGTCGTCGACGTGTCGCCGTGCACGAGCGCGAGGAGGGTCGGGCGCACGCGGAGGACGGCGTCGATGATCGCCTGCTCGTCGAAGACCGTGCCCCACTCGGTCTGGATGGTGTGCACCTCGGCGCCGCAGCGCCCAGCGATCTCGGTCAGGAGCAGCCCGAACCGTCCGAACACGGGAACGAGGACGCGGTCGCCCGGCTGAATGAGCGAGACCAGGGCGGCCTCGATCCCCGCTCGGGACGTGCCGTCCACGAGCACGGTGGCCTCGTTCCTGGTGCGGAAGACCTCTCGATAGGCGGCCATGACCTCGTTCATGTACGCCGTCATCGCCGGATCGAACTGGCCTACCAGGGGAGCGGACATGGCCCGAAGGACGCGCGGGTGGGCGTTGATCGGGCCGGGGCCCATCAGAAGGCGGGGCGGTGGGGAGAGCGGCGGAGTGCGGATGGGATCCTCCCGAATGCAAGAGTTGTTTCTTCAGACCACGATACGGAATGATTGTTTCATCCACATGTCGCCGACGACACCGAACGAGATCGGAGGGCCGCGACATGAACGCGCCGGACATCGAACCAGCCCCCGCAGCAGTCGAGCTTTCTGCCGAGCCGGGAACCATCCTCTGGGGGCGCCTCCCCTGCGAGAGCGACTCGCCGGTGCTGACCGTCCGGCCGGGAGACGCCGTCACCATCCACACCGTCAGCCACGAAGGGCTCCTCCCGGGACAGGGGTCGGATCCCATCGCCTTCTTCGGGTCGTACGGCTTCGAGCCGGATGAGGTGTTGCCGGAAGCCGTCCGCATCGTCCGGGAGTCCACCCGGTCGTCGGACGACGGTCCGCACGTGGTCGTCGGCCCGATCGCCATCCGCGGTGCGGAGGTGGGCGACGTGCTCACCATGACGCTGCTGTCTGCACACCCCCGCGTCCCGTACGGCGTCGTCTCGAACCGGCACGGCAAGGGTGCCCTCGCGGGCGAGCTGCCGCTGGGAGGCGCGGAGCGTAGCGTTCTAGCGGACCTGCTCGGGCCCGACCGCGCGACGCTGCGGGTAGAGGCCGGGCGCGCGCCCGTGTTCCCGATCGATCCGTTCCTGGGCATCATGGGGGTCGCGGTCGCGGGATCCGTCCGGCCGCACTCGGTCCCGCCGGGCCCGCACGGCGGCAACCTCGACATCCGCCTGCTCACCGCGGGCTCACGGCTCCACCTCCCCGTGCTGGTCCCCGGTGCGCTCGCGTACGTCGGAGACCCGCATTTCGCCCAGGGCGACGGCGAGGTGGCACTGACGGCGGTGGAGGGGTCGCTGACCGCCACCGTGCGATTCGACCTCGTGCCCGCCGCCGAGACCGCCCGTCGGTTCGGGGCGCTGGGCGGCCCGCTCGTAGAGACCGACGACTACTGGGCTCCTGTCGGCCTCGACGAGGACCTGGACCTCGCGGTGCGCCACTGCGTCCGCGCCGCCATCGACCTCCTCGCCGCGCAGTACGGCCTGGACGAGGCTTCTGCCTACGCCTACTTGAGCGCGGCGACCGACTTCGACATCTCGCAGGTCGTGGACGGCGTCAAGGGCGCGCACGCGCGCATCCGGAAGGCCGACTTTGCCTAGGCCGGACGTCGTCTCGCTCGACGGGAGCGCTGTCCCCGACGGCCTGGTGGAGGCTGCGCTGAGCTACGAGCAGGCTCTCGCCGATGACGACGTCGCGCTCCTTGACGCGTTCTTCGTCGGCGGTCCCGCCGTCGTGCGCACGGACGGGGACGGAGTGCTCACGGGACAGGACGCGATCGCGCGCTTCCGACGACTGCGCGGCGGCGCGCCCGCTCGCGAACTCGAGTGCCTCGACGTGGTCGTGCTCTCGGCCGAGGCCGCAGTCACCGTCGCGACGACATCGTCGGCCGGCCGGAGCGCCGCCCTCACGCAGGTCTGGCGACGCACGCCCGACGGGTGGCGGATCGCCGTCGCCCACGTCGGGGCGCCCGCCGTCGCCCTGGACGAGCGCGTCTGGCGTGTGGCCGGTGCGCCCCTCCTTCCGCCCGCGATGCCGGGCCCGCTTGACGGAATGACCGTCGCGGTCAAGGACGTCTTCGCAGTCGCCGGGCAGCGGCTCGGAGGAGGCGTGCCCGCCTACCTCGCCGAGCGCGAGCCGGAGACCGCGAACGCGACAGCGGTGCAGCAGCTCGTCGACCGCGGTGCCGCCGTGCGCGGCGTGGCGGTCACCGACGAGTTCGCGTACAGCCTGACCGGCGTCAGCCCGCACCATGCCCCCACCCCGAATCGGCTGCACCGCGGCCACCTTCCGGGCGGCTCTTCGAGCGGACCCGCAACCGCGGTCGCGCTGGGCGAGGCCACGATCGGGCTCGCCACCGACACCGCGGGATCCATCCGGGTGCCCGCGTCGTATCAGGGGCTCTGGGGGCTGCGGACCACACACGGCGCGGTGGACAGAGCCGGGATGCTGCCGCTCGCCCCCAGCTTCGACACGGCCGGGTGGCTCGCCCGCGACGGCCAGACACTCCTCCGGGTGGCCGAGAGCGTGCTCGGTGCGCCAGCGCGGACTCCGGGCCCGCGCCCGAGTTCCGGCGCCGGCCTGGTGACGCTCGGCGATCTCGGCCTGAACGAACCGGTCGCCGCCGCCTTCCGAGCCGTCCTTGACCGCCTCGGCCCCGTCCGTCGGGTCGCTTACCCGCTGGATGACCTCGCCGCCGCCTTCCGCACCGTCCAGGCCGCCGAAGCGTGGCGGACGCACGGCGCCTGGATCCGCACGCACCCGGGCACGCTGAGCGCCGACGTCGCCGCGCGGTTCGACGCCGCAAGCCGGGTCACGACCGACGACGAGACGACGGCCCGGGCGTCACTTGACGCGCACGCCCGACGGCTGCGCAACCTCCTCGGCGACGACGTGTTAGTCCTCCCCTCCACCCCGACGACACCGCCCCCGCTCGACATCGAACCGGCCGCGCTGGATTCGGTCCGCGCGGCGACGACCCGCCTCACCTCGGTGGCGGGAGCACTTCGGGCACCGGCCGTCAGCGCCCCGCTCCTCGGACCTCGCGGGGTCGCGGGCGGCCTCTGCCTGGTCGGCACGCGCGGCGACGACGTATCCGTCGTCGCCCGCATGCTCGACCTCGCCGCCGAACTCGAGATAGACCGAACAGAACGATGACGATCCCGCTCGCCGGCCCGCCCGCGACACACCGCCCGTCCATGCTCTCCCGCCTGGCCCACCTCGCACCCATGCTCGCGCTCACGTTCACGACGGGAATCGTCGACGCGGTCGGCTACCTCGGCCTGGACCGGGTCTTCACCGGCAACATGACCGGCAACGTCGTCATCCTGGGGATGGCGCTCGCCGGAGCCGACAACCTCCCGATCATCGGACCGGCACTGGCGCTGGCGGCGTTCCTGGTCGGCGCGGTCGTCTCCGGTCGGATCCTGCGCACGGCCGGAACCGGCTGGACGCGGCGCACCACGACGATGTTCGCCATCGTCGCCGCGCTCGTCGCGGCAACGGCGGTGCTCGCCGCCGTCTCCGGACGGGCCGCCGAGCCGGTCGCGCTCACGATCACTGGCGGACTCGCCTTCGCCATGGGAGCCCAGGCGGCGGCCGCGCGGCACCTGTCGGTCGCCGACGTGACCACGGTGGTCGTCACCTCAACCATCACGGGGCTCGCAGCCGACTCCTGGCTCGGTCTCCGCACCGGACAGCGCTGGCCGCGCCGGGTCCTCGCCATCGCGCTGATCGCGGCCGGCGCCTTCACGGGCGCCCTCCTGCTGCGGGTCCACCTGTCGGCCGGCCTGTTCGCCGCCGCCGCTCTCATCACCGCGGCGACCGTCTTCGGCCACGCCGTCACCGCCCGCGACGTCAGGGGATGACGGGGCCCTCGAGGTCCATCCGCGGTACCGGTCCGGCGAGAAGGGTATGGACGAGGCGGGGCAGTTCCGGCTCGAAGTCCACGCACGCCGACGCGAGGTCCTCGTCCGCTCGGAGAGCCGCGCACCAACTCCATGGCCAGGTTCCGGTGCGGGTGCGTGGAATGGGATGCGCTGTCGGTGCTGATCGTGATCGAGTGAGAGCTTATTTCGGGAGGCCGCGAGAGGTGAGGACGTCGAACAGGGTGCGGTCCAGGTCATCGCCGTACAGCTCCAGCGCGAGCTGCAAGTGTCGCCTCATCAGCGAGACGGCCTCCTGAGGATCGCGACGCTTGATCGCCTGCACGATGTCCTCGTGCAACGGATCACCCGCCTCCCGCACGCGGCCGTCGCTGTGGCTGCGGAGCATCAGCTGGTAGATCTGCTCGCTGATCGCCCCGAACATGAGCAGCAGCACGGGATTCCCCGACGCCGCGGTGATCGTCTGGTGGAACTCCAGGTCCGTCCGCGCCTGCGCCTCCAGCGACACGGCGGCGTTGTGCCGACGGAGGGCCTCCTCGATCTCAGCCACGGCGGATTCGTCGGCCCGCGCGGCCAGTTCGACGCTGGCGCTCTCGAGGGCGACACGAGCGGCCACCAGATCACGTGCGGTGGTGCCCGCGCGGGCCGCCGCCCGGGCCATCGGCCGGGAGAGCTCGTCGGGCGCCGGCGGGCGCACATACGAGCCGCGCCCGGGGACGACGGCGATGAATCCGCCTTCGGCCAGGCTGGCGAGGACCTCTCTGATCACCGGACGGCTGACACCGTACTGCAGACACAGCTCACGCTCCGACGGGAGTTGCTGCCCCGGGAACAGCGCCCCGTCGAGGATCTGCGACTGCAGATCCTCGAGGATGTCCGACTTGCGGGGCGGTGCACCCAGCGCCTGCCCCAGATCCGGTCCCGTCATCTCACTCCTAACGATCTCACCGTACCCGCCGCCGTGGCCCGATCTCACCAATCGTGCATGGTCCCGTCCACGAGTCGCGCCACCGGAAGATACGCGGCTCGGTATTCGCTCTCCTCGGCCGCGGCGACGTCGAATTCGACCCCCAGGCCCGGGGCATCGCTCACATGAAGGTGGCCGTCCTGAAAGAAGTGCCCCACCGAGAACAGCTCGAATACCCGCTCGGGATATCCCATGTACTCCTGGATCCCGAAGTTGTGGATCGCCGTATCCAAGTGCAGGGCGGCGGCGAAGCCGACCGGCGAGATGTCGCTCGGGCCGTGAATGCCGGAGCGCACGTTGTACACGCCCGCGTAGTCGAGCAGCTTCTTCATTGCGGTGAGGCCGCCGGCGTGCGTGACGGCGGAGCGCGCGTAGTCGATGAGGCGCTCCTCGAGGAGCGGACCGTAGTCCCAGATCGTGTTGAACACCTCGCCGATGGCTATCGGCGCCGTCGTACTCTGCCGGAGCTGACGGAACAGCTTTGCGTTCTCGGCAGGGGTGGGATCCTCGATCCAGAACGGGTGATACGGCTCAAGCGACCGGGCGAGGCGGGTGGCCTCCGTCGGTGTGAGCCGATGGTGCACGTCGTGCAGTAGAGCGACATCGTCGCCGACATGCTCCCGCACGGCCGCGAAGACCGAGGGAATGTGGAGGAGGTACCGTTCGGTATCCCAGAGCTCCTCGTCGGGACGCTGGAATCCCTGCGCTGGTTCGTACGCCGAGGACGCGCCGGGATCGCTGACGACGCCGTAGGATTTCTCCAGCCCGGGCACACCGACCTGCACGCGCACGGCGGTGAAGCCTTCGTCCATCCGCTGCCGGACCGAGCGGAGCAGTTCTTCCGCGTCCCGCCCCTGCGCGTGACCGTACGCGCGGAGGCGGTTGCGACTCGCCCCGCCGAGCAGCTGGTACAGGGGCATCTCCGCGGCTTTCGCCTTGATGTCCCAGAGTGCAACGTCGACGGCGGCGATCGCCGCCATCGTGATCGGGCCCCGCCGCCAGTAGGCGCCGCGATAGAGGTACTGCCAGGTGTCCTCCGTCGCGAACGCGTCGCGGCCGATGAGCAGTGGCACCAGGTGGTCGCGGAGGTACGACGCCACCGCGAGCTCACGGCCGTTGACGGTCGCGTCCCCGAGACCGACGATGCCTTCATCGGTGTGTACGACGAGGGTGACGTAGTTGCGTCCCGTGCCGGTCACATGCACGTCGGCGCCGGTGATGATCATGCGGGCAGCACTTCGCGCGTCAGGAAGCGAGCCTGGAACGGCTGGAACTCGATCCTCGTGGTGCCGGTCGCGCCCTCGAACCGGTCGCCGCTCAGCGCATCTGTCCACGGGGCCGCTCCCAGAGCCGTCAGCGCCACCTCCGCGGATGCCGCATCGCGCGAAACGTTCACCAGGAGGACCGAGTGCACAACGCCGTTCAGGCTGTGGCTCACCGAGAAGATGTCGGCGGCGACGGACGGCACACCGTAGTGGTGCTCGCCGGAGGCCAGCTCGGGCTGCGACCGACGGAGCCGGTTGACCTGCTCGATGGCATCCTCGAGCCCGACCTCACCGCCCACGAACATCATGTACGGCCCGCCCAGGAGTGCGAACAGTGTCATGAATCCACGCGCCCCGTCCAAGCCGAACTGCTCGCGCCGCCACTTCTCGCCCGGGAGCGGCCACCAGAACGAGTCGTGCGAATCGATGTGGTGCGCCGTGACCGATCCGGGCGGAAGGGACCGGTCGCGACGGTGCATCCACAGGGCGAGCTCCGAGCCGTTGCGTACCCGGCTCTCGGGGTTGTCGCCGCCCGACCCCGCGACCGAGTCCAGCAGCCAGGCCTCGTCGTAGTTGTAGTTGATGTCGAGAGCCTGCCGCCACAGCGGGCCGCTGGGCTCCGTGTACATCATCAACTCGGGATCCTTGTCGTGAAGCGTCTCGCGGAGATGATCGAACAGCTCGACCGCACCGAGCGTCTGCAGTCCCGGCCGGGTGGCGGAACGCGGCGACCAGTTGGGGAACTCGTTGTAGCCGGGCGCATCGAAGCGGAAGCCGTCGATGTCGAGACGGTCGATGAGAGCGATCATCTTGTCCGAGAAGTAGCGCTGCCATCCCGGGTGGGACATGTCGAACGCCTTGGTATAGATGCCGATGATCTTGCCGCGCGAATCGCGGCAGAACCACTCGGGGTGCTCGTCCGCGAGCGCGTGACGCTCGGGCGACCCGGACAGCCAGGCCTCCTCGAAGTCGAGAATGTGGCGACTCCAGGCGAGGTCGTACACCTGCTCGGACGAGATTCCGAGTGCGCGGATCTCGTCGGCCGTCGACGTGATCCGCTCCGCCCAGGGCCCGCGCCTCACCGCGTCGACCACGTCCCGGAAGGACTCCCGATCGATGACCCCGTGCAGAAGAACGTCGAGGATGACCCGCATGCCGTGGTCGTGAGACCAGGCGACGATCCGCCGGATGTCCTCCTCCGCGCCATAGCTGGCGTCGACATCGTCGTAGTCGATCACGTTGTAGCTCGGAAACGGCTGCCGGGGCATGATCTGGATGGTGTCGAAGCCCAGCGCATGGATACGCGGCAGATCTGCGAGGAGGTCGCTCGCCTCCGGATAGGGCGAGTAGGTCCATGTGCCGCCCCCGAAGATGGAGGTGCCGATCTGGGCCTCGTAGATGGTCGCACCGCGGGTCCACGCGGGACGGTCGATGGGGGTCGTGATCCCCGCTCTGCGGTACCAGCGCGAACTGTTGCGGAGGGGGTCCGGATCGACGACCAGGTCGATCGCCACCGTCTCGAAGTCGAGGCGGTTTCCCGGGGCGGCGACTCCCGCGACATTCGTCCAGTACTCCACGCCGGCGGTCTCCTCATCGACGACGAAGGACAGCGCGCCGATCTCGTCGTGCGACCGCGGCCACACGATGACGGACGCGTCGGACGGGGTGTGGGTGAGCGCGATTATCGCGCTGGAGCCGAACACTCCGCCCATCGTCGGCACCGTCGTCGACGGCGCCAGCGCCTCCAGCGGCGCGTCCGACCGGATCGTCGCCCCGGGGATGTCGACCGACCATTCCCCCTTCGCGGCCGTGCGCACCCGGAGGTCGAGCACGAACTCCCGCAGGTCCTCCGCACCCTCCGCCGGCCACCACGACCAGGACCACTCGAGCTGGGGCGTCGACATGCGGAACGTATAGCGGATCTCTCCGGCCCATCCGCTGAGCCGGACCGGGATGGTGAAGACGCGGCCACCGCGCACGAGGCGCGAGGTCGGCTCTCCCGCCGCGACCACGGCGTCGCTGGAGCGGGCGTCATCGTATTCGAGCCGTCCGAGCGGACCGCGGCGATCCTGCCCGCCGGTGAGGAGCAGCGCGGAGGCGATGAGTTCGACCCTCGTCTGCGGCCCGTCCGAACGCGACAGAGCCGTCGGCAGGCCGGTGGTCGCGGAAACGTGAACAGAGAGCGTGGAGAACTCGGACGTCAGGATCAGCTCGCCCTGCTCCGGTTTCGCCGCGCCGGCCGAGGCGCTGCTGGTCGTGGTGGTCATCGGTCGATCTCCTCATCATCCATGGGGTAAAGACTTGCTCCGCCGTCGACCAGGAGTGTCGAACCGGTCATATAAGCGGAAGAGCTGCTCACGAGAAAGGCCACGGCGTCTGCGAATGACTGCGGCGTCTGCAGCTCGCCCAGGGGGACGGCTTTCCGGGCCCGCGCACGGTAGTCGGGTTCGGTCTCCCACTGGTGCAGTGCCATCCCGGCTCCGACGATCCCCGGTGCGACCAGGTTGGCGCGGATACCATGGACGGCCAGCTCGCGGGCGAACGAGCGGGCCAGCGAACGCATCGCCGCCTTCGACGCCGAGTACGGCGCGATCCCGGGCCACGGGACGTCCTGAACCCAAGACGTCGTGAAGATGAGGTTGCCGCGCTGTCCCTCGTCGATCCAGGCACGGCTCGCGGCCTGCGCCAGGGCGAAGGCCGCCAGCGTGTTCGCGCGGAAGACCTCCTCGACGTCCGTCAGGGAGAAGTCGAGGATCGGCGACGACTTGACAATGCCTGCATGCAGGCAGACCACGGTGGGGAGGGCGCCGAAGGCCTGGCTGGCGTCGGTGATGATCTCCGCCGCGCGTCCGTCGGCGGCGTCGCCGGCGACGTAACCGTCGATCGCTTCGAGGTCGCGCTCCACCGTCTCGCGTGGCACGAGGTCGTTGACGACCACGCGAGCACCTTCAGCGGTAAGCGTTTGGGCGGCCTGCCAGCCCAGCGCTCCCAATCCCCCGGTGAGCAGCACGCGCTGCCCCGTCAGATCCAGTCCCGTCACCTGCGACTCCTTGTCTACTGGTCTGACCAGTTTTACAGGCTACGTGCGACCCGAGTCAACGGTGGGTTTGGTCAACGTTGACAGGAGAGCCGGCATCTGTCACTGTTCCGGTAATACCAGACTGACCGGAGCGAATATGTCATTGCCGAAGACGCCTGAATCCGTCGTATCCGGGGTGGTACCCCTCGCCGTACTCGAGTCCCCGAGCGAGGCTGAACGACTGGCGGATGCTCTGGTCTCCGCCGGCGTCGCCCAGGTCGAGGTGGCCCTCCGCTCGGAGGGTGCATGGGAGGCAGCGGCGGCGATACTCGCGCACGGCGGCGTATCGGTCGGCGTCGGCACCGTGACGACCGCCGAGCAGGCGCGGCGGGCCGCGGGCCTCGGGGCCTCCTTCGTGGTGAGTCCCGGCTTCGTGCCCGAGGTCGCGGATGCGGGCGCAGAACTCGAACTCGCGTACATCCCGGGTGTGGCGACGCCGACCGAAGCGATCAGCGCACGAGCCGCCGGGTACGGCCTGCTCAAGGTGTATCCCGTCGAGGCGTTCGGCGGGCTCGCCCTGGTGGAGGCTCTCGCGGCGGTGCTTCCGGGCGTCTGCTTCATGCCGTCCGGCGGAGTGAACGCCGCGGTCGCTCCGCGGTACCTGGCGCACCGCGCCGTCGTGGCGGTCAGCGGCAGCTGGATGGTCCCGCGGCGACTGATCGACGACGGGAACTGGGACGCGATTGCGACGCTGTGCGCTGAAACCCGCGCACTGGTGCGGACCGAGGCGGTG is a window from the Leifsonia sp. AG29 genome containing:
- a CDS encoding acetamidase/formamidase family protein: MNAPDIEPAPAAVELSAEPGTILWGRLPCESDSPVLTVRPGDAVTIHTVSHEGLLPGQGSDPIAFFGSYGFEPDEVLPEAVRIVRESTRSSDDGPHVVVGPIAIRGAEVGDVLTMTLLSAHPRVPYGVVSNRHGKGALAGELPLGGAERSVLADLLGPDRATLRVEAGRAPVFPIDPFLGIMGVAVAGSVRPHSVPPGPHGGNLDIRLLTAGSRLHLPVLVPGALAYVGDPHFAQGDGEVALTAVEGSLTATVRFDLVPAAETARRFGALGGPLVETDDYWAPVGLDEDLDLAVRHCVRAAIDLLAAQYGLDEASAYAYLSAATDFDISQVVDGVKGAHARIRKADFA
- a CDS encoding allantoate amidohydrolase; amino-acid sequence: MTTEATTGPLADATRDARELLARCDELAAISSSTTGIERVYLSPQHAEAHARAAEWMAEAGMAVRQDAAGNLVGRLEGGRPGLPALLLGSHLDTVPAAGRYDGILGVLSAIAVVRRLAPRAATLPFAVEVVAFGDEEGTRFGTTLLGSAAVAGAWRDEWWDLTDRDGVTLRAAFERFGLDPARIGEANRDGEVFAYLETHIEQGPRLEDLGLPLGVVTGIAAARRMSLTFHGEARHCATPYDRRHDALLGAAEAVVAIESAARSLGAMATVGRIEVAPGAVNVIPGTATLSLDLRAETDESRDAALDAILKRLAEICAELGLTLERHDTHRAPAVLCDARLQEAIAEAVGSLAPEGAAGPIPRLFSVAGHDAMAVAGIAPVGMTFVRCEGGISHHADEAVTLEDVVAAVDALERTVEVLACAQASSSPRSS
- a CDS encoding MurR/RpiR family transcriptional regulator, with translation MTTPTTSSPGGPIDRRIERVYADLPPKSQRVADVVLDHLGDIGTYSVGELAHLSSTSQATVSRLFSSLGFEDFAAVKAHVRALRTAGVPISSTVGAGALSEHVTRDTGNLQRLLEIIDDGVLERAAEALAHAESVLTIGYRNSYPVALHLRTALLQCRPHVSVHPQPGQSIGEELAQLTASDAVMVVGFRRRLSTFGELMRVVAASPATVVLLADSSARRYATLADLWLECPLESAGAFDSYATAMSLVSALADAVLEASASAGNRRVSAISAVYEDLGELDA
- a CDS encoding pyridoxal-phosphate-dependent aminotransferase family protein is translated as MSAPLVGQFDPAMTAYMNEVMAAYREVFRTRNEATVLVDGTSRAGIEAALVSLIQPGDRVLVPVFGRFGLLLTEIAGRCGAEVHTIQTEWGTVFDEQAIIDAVLRVRPTLLALVHGDTSTTMLQPMERVGAVCREEGVLVYADVTASLGGNAFEQDAWQIDVATAGLQKCLSGPPGSAPISLSSAAVAALDRRRSVEAGIASSGAAVSEQRIHSNYFDLAMILDYWGEQRLNHHTEAASMLYAARECAAVLLEEGVDAAVERHRLHGAAMLTGLKGLGLTVFGDEEHRMNNVVAVHIPAGVDGDAVRAAMLTDFGIEIGTSFGPLHGKVWRIGVMGYNARRDAVLTTLSALDSTLRRAGFAAPPDAGVAAALAVYEDVAP
- a CDS encoding nucleotidyltransferase family protein, which translates into the protein MDQAGIVLAAGAGSRMGAPKALLRTPDGEPWSARAARLLLDGGCSRVVVVLGARSEEAVPLVPADPRVGTLVVAGWEAGLSVSLRAGLRWAERLAPAAAVAVVTLVDLPGLAPEVVRRLTEDAGEDTLRRAAYDGRPGHPVVLGRRHWSALAQTLRGDEGGRRYLSAHGAERVECRRWADGRDVDTPDDELPPAAF